A region of Paludisphaera rhizosphaerae DNA encodes the following proteins:
- a CDS encoding RNA polymerase sigma factor gives MTSEERPLGFGRLRTLFEAGTLGGLADGQLLKRFAARDGAAAEAAFALLVERHGAMVLRVCRSILADTHAADDAFQASFLVLAQKAGSLRARDDIGPWLYQVAYRVSSCARSAAARRRRHEQAAAEKRAGATRAETPEDVGPIVHEEVNALPDRYRAAVVLCCLEGRTHAEAARRLGCPVGTVESRLARGRERLRVRLARRGLSPSLIPVAAPFQAPLPVALVDSTVGLASMLAAGRAEGAAVVLLKQVLGDMLMTRLKLSLAALGSVAVLSAAVLTLQPKGVAGPPEPKAEIKAPEAVAAVEQAPDGPLRVPKELNFGTLRVGALADGGATLILNETNESGKLNVEVNPPSFLKVRGVQIRQQTRLGKKTRLVELRLAVDTSRPGDFKGTVHIDYDGRRFEFPATVSVLPEEKDLTKVLFITPSFGSAADDREYFQPWFDLIKSANLDVSYLDPTLEGLPDRGRVEYDRDARPIPPEWLKRFDVVLLADGGPVYVQGPDSEILRSYVRGGGRLVIGASAFMLGSVPKMNDLLEPFGLQITDRDVVERSDPSGPNWVPITVKAAPDASDPFLKNVNTIVFSRMTPVRVKDDGRARILIHDPHDKDLGFAAVSRDGGEVIVLGPSLLLNWLGENQAGTDNVAFLGNLLRRPKGR, from the coding sequence ATGACGAGCGAGGAACGGCCCTTGGGGTTCGGGCGGCTCCGCACGCTGTTCGAGGCGGGGACGCTCGGCGGTCTGGCGGACGGGCAACTCTTGAAGAGGTTCGCGGCCCGCGACGGCGCGGCGGCCGAGGCGGCGTTCGCGCTGCTGGTCGAGCGGCATGGGGCGATGGTTCTGCGGGTCTGTCGGTCGATCCTGGCCGACACGCACGCGGCCGACGACGCATTCCAGGCGTCGTTCCTGGTGCTCGCCCAGAAGGCGGGCTCGCTGCGGGCTCGGGACGACATCGGCCCGTGGCTTTACCAGGTGGCCTATCGCGTGTCGTCGTGCGCTCGTTCGGCTGCGGCGCGACGTCGTCGCCATGAGCAGGCGGCCGCCGAGAAGAGGGCCGGCGCGACCCGCGCCGAGACGCCCGAGGACGTCGGGCCGATCGTCCATGAGGAAGTGAACGCTCTGCCCGACCGCTATCGCGCGGCGGTCGTTCTTTGCTGTCTGGAGGGCCGCACCCACGCCGAGGCCGCCCGCCGGCTCGGTTGCCCGGTGGGGACTGTGGAGAGCCGCCTGGCGCGTGGTCGCGAGCGGCTCCGCGTCCGGCTCGCTCGCCGCGGCCTCTCGCCGTCCCTGATCCCCGTCGCCGCCCCCTTCCAGGCGCCTTTGCCCGTCGCGCTCGTCGACTCGACCGTCGGCCTCGCCTCGATGCTCGCCGCCGGCCGGGCCGAAGGCGCCGCGGTGGTTCTGTTGAAACAGGTTCTTGGAGACATGCTCATGACGCGGTTGAAGCTGTCCCTGGCGGCCCTCGGCAGCGTCGCCGTGTTGTCGGCGGCCGTCCTCACGCTTCAGCCCAAGGGCGTCGCCGGTCCGCCGGAACCCAAGGCTGAGATCAAGGCGCCCGAGGCTGTCGCGGCCGTCGAGCAGGCGCCGGATGGGCCGCTCAGAGTTCCCAAAGAATTGAACTTCGGCACCCTTCGCGTCGGGGCCCTGGCCGACGGCGGGGCGACTCTCATCCTGAATGAGACGAATGAGAGCGGGAAACTCAACGTCGAGGTCAATCCGCCGTCGTTCCTCAAGGTGCGCGGGGTGCAGATTCGCCAGCAGACTCGACTTGGCAAGAAGACGCGGCTCGTCGAACTCAGGCTGGCCGTAGATACGAGCCGCCCCGGCGACTTCAAGGGTACCGTTCACATCGACTACGACGGCCGGCGATTCGAGTTCCCCGCGACGGTCAGCGTGCTTCCCGAGGAGAAAGACCTGACCAAGGTGTTGTTCATCACCCCCTCATTCGGTTCGGCGGCCGACGATCGCGAGTATTTTCAACCCTGGTTCGACCTGATCAAGTCTGCAAACCTCGACGTCAGCTACCTGGACCCGACTCTCGAAGGACTTCCCGATCGAGGGCGAGTCGAATACGACCGGGACGCGCGGCCGATTCCTCCCGAATGGCTGAAGCGATTCGACGTCGTCCTCCTGGCGGACGGCGGTCCGGTGTACGTTCAGGGCCCGGACTCGGAAATCCTCCGGAGCTACGTTCGCGGCGGCGGTCGACTCGTGATCGGCGCGAGCGCCTTCATGTTGGGCTCCGTGCCGAAGATGAATGACTTGCTGGAGCCCTTCGGTCTTCAAATCACGGACAGGGACGTCGTTGAGAGGTCCGATCCCTCGGGCCCGAACTGGGTTCCCATCACTGTCAAGGCCGCGCCGGACGCCAGCGACCCGTTCTTGAAGAATGTCAACACCATCGTCTTCAGCAGGATGACTCCCGTACGCGTCAAGGACGACGGCCGCGCCCGGATCCTCATTCACGACCCTCATGACAAGGACCTGGGTTTCGCCGCCGTCTCGCGTGACGGCGGCGAGGTGATCGTGCTTGGCCCCTCCCTGCTTCTGAACTGGCTGGGTGAGAACCAGGCCGGGACCGACAACGTCGCCTTTCTGGGGAACCTCCTCAGGAGGCCGAAGGGTCGGTGA
- a CDS encoding protein kinase domain-containing protein, whose translation MSPSLDACPDDEALAAVAAGEFDEDREAAVFAHVEACPACAARLAEREQDSNPFLKGLWLNIEPDDLAKLTSLPRPDEPPDPPGYEILDVLGMGGMGIVHKARHLRLNRIVALKRMRVQTPGGLHRFRREAETVAALQHPNIIQIYEVGDVGGHPYLALEHVAGKSLLEVLRHGRRPITPREAAALLAKVADAVQHAHDRGIVHRDLKPGNILLQPTTAGADSFETLDDVAPKIGDFGIAKWLAQEAATEDDAWATRTGALLGTPCYMAPEQLEGRNVGPLVDVYALGVILYMALAQRLPFPETSRFPIAGRPDPRPPSALQRGVPRDLDVICLKCLQDDPTRRYARAADLAADLRRFLDGAPILARPTPFWEAVWKAARRRPALAGALAAVQAALVVIAAGAWWYNGRLRDALQSTRAAEAQAETSARTALDANRRLVEQVRTTLQDVPATRALRRGLLETAVDGLRRVTTSDANAPRLSRAAAHRLLGEVHWELGRTDEAVAEMERSRAVASALLAADPTLDDAREQLALACRRLGSFHLRGGRPEQARPCFQEALDVAEAWRRRSPEDPRAELAVIQGLEHQGHAAHWGGDLDAAGSLLERMLAMTEARLAAQPDDDESQKMLGSALDLLGGIAETRGDLKTARDRFQRSLDLELAAEARRGRSAAVGRAPEDDPAFRNVVVSLNNLAVLDVLLGDMTRAAAEMDAGLDRARRWAAHDPEDVQRKLDLIDALVNRAGVETDRLAHAAAIPFLEEAQTLLNDLRSAGKLDGLPIYGIERTNGVIEELEVCRLATTAVEDASVIWKAPPYVAPRVATARIGLLLQAGRRDEAIAEAERLAAFDPVDSAAWLAKARSCSQLAETFDPLAARLVEASIQALGKVYDAGGAPPKRLELETDPRLAAARRSPAFAAILARAPAQ comes from the coding sequence GTGTCGCCCTCTCTCGACGCCTGCCCGGACGACGAGGCCCTCGCCGCCGTCGCTGCCGGGGAATTCGACGAGGACCGGGAAGCCGCCGTCTTCGCCCATGTCGAGGCCTGCCCGGCGTGCGCCGCGCGGCTCGCCGAGCGGGAGCAGGACTCGAACCCCTTCTTGAAGGGGCTCTGGCTCAACATCGAGCCGGACGACCTCGCGAAGCTCACAAGCCTTCCTCGCCCCGACGAACCTCCGGATCCGCCGGGATATGAGATCCTCGACGTGCTGGGAATGGGCGGGATGGGGATCGTCCACAAGGCCCGGCACCTGCGGCTCAATCGCATCGTGGCGCTGAAAAGGATGAGGGTTCAGACGCCGGGCGGCCTCCATCGTTTCCGCCGCGAGGCCGAGACCGTCGCGGCGCTCCAGCATCCCAACATCATCCAGATTTACGAGGTGGGCGACGTCGGCGGCCACCCCTACCTGGCGCTGGAGCACGTTGCGGGGAAGTCGCTGCTGGAGGTCCTGAGGCATGGGCGGAGGCCCATCACTCCTCGGGAGGCCGCCGCGCTCCTGGCGAAGGTCGCCGACGCCGTGCAGCACGCCCACGACCGCGGGATCGTCCACCGCGACCTGAAGCCGGGGAACATCCTCCTTCAGCCCACGACGGCCGGCGCGGACTCGTTCGAGACGCTCGACGACGTCGCCCCCAAGATCGGCGATTTCGGCATCGCCAAGTGGCTGGCCCAGGAAGCAGCGACCGAGGACGACGCCTGGGCCACCCGCACGGGCGCCCTGCTGGGGACTCCCTGCTACATGGCCCCGGAGCAGCTCGAGGGCCGAAACGTCGGGCCGCTCGTCGACGTCTACGCTCTGGGCGTGATCCTCTACATGGCCCTCGCCCAACGCCTGCCGTTCCCCGAAACGTCCCGGTTCCCGATCGCCGGCCGACCCGATCCCCGGCCGCCGTCCGCCTTGCAGCGGGGCGTCCCCCGCGACCTCGACGTGATCTGCCTGAAGTGCCTCCAGGACGATCCCACCCGCCGTTACGCGAGGGCCGCCGACCTGGCTGCCGACCTCCGCCGGTTCCTCGACGGCGCGCCGATTCTCGCCCGGCCGACGCCGTTCTGGGAGGCCGTCTGGAAGGCCGCGCGACGTCGCCCGGCGCTCGCCGGGGCGTTGGCCGCGGTTCAGGCGGCGCTGGTGGTGATCGCCGCCGGCGCCTGGTGGTACAACGGCCGTCTTCGCGACGCCCTCCAGTCGACCAGAGCGGCCGAAGCCCAGGCCGAGACCAGCGCGCGGACGGCGCTCGACGCCAATCGGCGGCTGGTGGAACAGGTCCGGACCACCTTGCAGGACGTCCCCGCGACCCGCGCCCTGCGCCGGGGACTGCTGGAGACGGCCGTCGACGGGCTGCGCCGCGTGACGACCTCCGACGCCAACGCCCCACGCCTCAGCCGGGCGGCGGCCCATCGGCTTCTGGGCGAGGTCCACTGGGAACTCGGCCGGACGGACGAGGCGGTCGCCGAGATGGAACGCTCGCGGGCCGTCGCCTCCGCCCTGCTCGCCGCCGACCCGACGCTCGACGACGCCCGCGAGCAACTCGCCCTCGCCTGTCGCCGGCTGGGCTCGTTCCACCTCCGGGGCGGGCGTCCGGAACAGGCGCGACCTTGCTTTCAGGAGGCCCTCGACGTCGCCGAAGCCTGGCGGCGACGGTCGCCCGAAGACCCCCGCGCCGAGCTGGCCGTGATTCAGGGGCTCGAACACCAGGGCCACGCCGCTCACTGGGGCGGCGACCTCGACGCCGCCGGCAGCCTGCTGGAACGGATGCTCGCCATGACCGAGGCCCGGCTCGCCGCCCAACCCGACGACGACGAGTCCCAGAAGATGCTTGGCTCCGCCCTCGACCTGCTGGGGGGGATCGCCGAGACCCGCGGCGACCTCAAGACGGCCCGCGACCGATTCCAGCGGTCGCTCGACCTGGAGCTGGCGGCCGAGGCCCGGCGCGGTCGGTCGGCGGCCGTCGGCCGGGCGCCCGAGGACGATCCGGCCTTTCGCAACGTCGTCGTCTCGCTGAACAACCTGGCGGTGCTGGACGTGCTCCTGGGCGACATGACCCGCGCCGCGGCCGAGATGGACGCCGGACTCGATCGCGCCCGCCGCTGGGCCGCCCACGACCCGGAGGACGTCCAGCGCAAGCTCGACCTGATCGACGCCCTCGTCAATCGCGCGGGCGTCGAGACGGATCGGCTCGCGCACGCCGCGGCGATCCCGTTCCTGGAGGAGGCGCAAACCCTGCTGAACGACCTTCGATCCGCGGGGAAGTTGGACGGGCTCCCGATCTACGGGATCGAGCGGACCAACGGCGTCATCGAGGAGCTGGAGGTCTGCCGCCTCGCGACGACCGCCGTGGAAGATGCCTCGGTCATCTGGAAGGCCCCGCCGTACGTCGCCCCCCGCGTCGCGACGGCTCGCATCGGCCTGCTCCTCCAGGCCGGGCGTCGGGACGAGGCGATCGCCGAGGCCGAACGCCTCGCCGCCTTCGACCCGGTTGATTCCGCCGCCTGGCTCGCCAAGGCTCGGTCGTGCTCGCAACTCGCCGAGACCTTTGATCCCCTCGCGGCCCGTCTGGTCGAGGCTTCAATCCAGGCGCTCGGCAAGGTCTACGACGCCGGCGGCGCCCCGCCCAAACGCCTGGAGCTGGAGACCGACCCCCGCCTCGCCGCCGCCCGACGTTCGCCGGCGTTCGCCGCGATCCTGGCGCGGGCTCCCGCGCAGTAG
- a CDS encoding DUF1559 family PulG-like putative transporter: protein MPLQSLRRRSDANRRGFTLIELLVVIAIIAVLIALLLPAVQSAREAARRAQCVNNLKQIGLALHNYASAQSEAFPWAMGPGSYNGWSAHPMFLPQMEQQALYNSINFANTGAAMWTGNPPNTTSFRIQVAAFLCPSDTDRLTNADGHCNYMMCAGATADEFYYYNTNSANSPQALTGVGRSFGSPYMSKSIPHVKLSMIVDGTSNTAAFSEQVLGVGDDDYALWDSMKPTSANGDASSTKPAYPPNPQADYNVCNSKAPTATSSVKLWSHGYQWYAGAPNIGAYCHVMPPNTWSCTYANNGFAVTASSRHPGVVNVCMADGSVKAVKNSVALNVWWALASMGGGEVISADAL from the coding sequence ATGCCCTTGCAATCGTTGCGTCGCCGATCGGACGCGAATCGTCGAGGATTCACGCTGATCGAGTTGCTGGTGGTGATCGCGATCATCGCCGTTTTGATCGCGCTGTTGCTGCCGGCCGTGCAGAGCGCTCGCGAGGCCGCCCGCCGGGCTCAGTGCGTCAACAACCTCAAGCAGATCGGCCTGGCGCTGCACAATTACGCGTCGGCCCAGAGCGAGGCTTTCCCCTGGGCCATGGGGCCCGGCTCCTACAACGGCTGGTCGGCGCACCCGATGTTCCTGCCGCAGATGGAGCAGCAGGCTCTCTACAACTCGATCAACTTCGCCAACACCGGCGCGGCGATGTGGACGGGGAACCCGCCCAACACGACGTCGTTCCGCATTCAGGTGGCCGCGTTCCTCTGCCCGTCGGACACCGACCGGCTGACCAACGCCGACGGCCACTGCAACTACATGATGTGCGCCGGGGCGACGGCCGACGAGTTCTACTATTACAACACCAACAGCGCCAACTCCCCGCAGGCGTTGACGGGCGTGGGGCGGTCGTTCGGCAGCCCGTACATGTCCAAGAGCATCCCGCACGTGAAGCTGAGCATGATCGTCGACGGCACCAGCAACACGGCGGCCTTCAGCGAGCAGGTGCTGGGCGTCGGCGACGACGACTACGCGCTTTGGGATTCGATGAAGCCCACCTCGGCCAACGGCGACGCCAGCAGCACCAAGCCGGCCTACCCGCCCAACCCCCAGGCCGACTACAACGTCTGCAACTCGAAGGCGCCGACCGCGACCTCCAGCGTCAAGCTCTGGAGCCACGGCTACCAGTGGTACGCCGGTGCACCGAACATCGGGGCCTATTGCCACGTGATGCCGCCGAACACCTGGAGCTGCACCTACGCCAACAACGGCTTCGCCGTCACGGCGTCCAGCCGGCACCCCGGCGTGGTCAACGTCTGCATGGCCGACGGTTCGGTCAAGGCCGTGAAGAACTCGGTGGCCCTGAACGTCTGGTGGGCGCTCGCTTCCATGGGCGGCGGCGAGGTCATCTCGGCCGACGCCCTCTGA
- a CDS encoding RNA polymerase sigma factor gives MTDDTTSMTLLDRARASDSEAWSRLVYLYSPLVRHWCVRWGCPGADVDDLAQEIFLAVAQGLPSFRRDRAGDGFRAWLRTIARNKRLDALRRGGRTPVAEGGTQAAVRMAQAPDPSTDLDEDDPADQVSALYHRALELVRGEFEEKTWKTFWRTAVDGMPVDAVAREMGVGPTAVRQAKSRILRRLKQEIGDLID, from the coding sequence TTGACCGACGACACCACGTCCATGACGCTCCTGGATCGCGCCCGAGCCTCGGATTCCGAGGCCTGGTCGCGGCTGGTCTACCTTTACAGCCCGCTCGTCCGGCACTGGTGCGTCCGCTGGGGGTGCCCCGGCGCGGACGTCGACGACCTTGCGCAGGAGATCTTCCTGGCCGTGGCGCAGGGGCTGCCGTCGTTCCGCCGTGATCGAGCCGGCGACGGCTTCCGCGCCTGGCTGCGAACGATCGCCCGGAACAAGCGGCTGGACGCTCTCCGTCGCGGCGGCCGCACCCCGGTCGCCGAGGGGGGCACCCAGGCCGCCGTCCGGATGGCCCAGGCCCCCGATCCCAGCACCGACCTTGACGAGGACGACCCCGCCGATCAGGTCTCCGCCCTCTATCACCGAGCCCTCGAACTGGTCCGCGGCGAGTTTGAGGAGAAGACCTGGAAGACCTTCTGGAGGACGGCCGTCGATGGAATGCCCGTCGACGCCGTCGCACGCGAGATGGGCGTCGGCCCCACCGCCGTCCGTCAGGCGAAGTCGCGGATCCTCCGCCGCCTCAAGCAAGAGATCGGCGACCTGATCGATTAG
- a CDS encoding calcium-binding protein produces MSPLKGLFSSPRTSRRASSNRRVRLEIEPLGERVLLSVTASLDPTGRLSIVGGAGNDDALIYPSGGLIFVVDRSADAAPYTPSFSNVTSIDFQGGVGDDAFRNLTSLPSTFTGGPGADFYMSGTGDNVLTDHDSGDTFQNRGAAYAINDRTTGTLTIQGFTGNDTAAVNLAGWNAYRLDLNNVRAAGLSGFNRIVFNGGDGNDSFTNATSLPATMNGGPGDDRLIGGGGNDVFLGSPGSDVYDSSSRSGGSDVLIRNGFHGVLNGAGQTVGLVSGSLSPQELAAKGDLTVSRSGDYLTFNGPSGAGFRMRATWSSYTVGGQNVYYSIGPVYLQTAAGEIPMSPGMVYVVTNASAVPDVGAYQAAWWPGMGIDTTSPSSPLRTIADATGLGIQLNPAGGSIVLGLGSTLKASGLDAPLNDAVPYFSFRVSTAAGVQFGGTTVKAPGNSIGVQAAFDPSDPFLFVRIDPEVGKNPLEEAAFGWSSAGRIPFTPKTAGSTIVDPIFGNVYAMAGIKLGNYPIKIQGETVLDLDANDDGRMLELSAADLGRVLRGDLDLGTIAGALSDVRIGLNGKSSLSLAPKNSNGNELAKLSLDLSQGSVVVTPYMIYFQAGGSDFFKGTPLQGKVNLSNYSVEGRVNLRSGIWFFDASSSTAGINGYSFGQVTLSGDSLSNTISASARFSPPMGLTTLAMNGFINYTNGDFSLYAKASLDIDAQVTKLHASIELLVCQSAGNFRFYAGLYATFHQDLGIGSIDGSLSAIIDLGVSSSGIKLYGSGSVGGSAAIDGLGRVGIGSSFTVSTKGFTVALPGKLPSLSVSW; encoded by the coding sequence ATGTCGCCGCTCAAAGGCCTTTTCTCGTCTCCTCGCACCTCGCGTCGAGCTTCCTCGAATCGTCGCGTCCGGCTCGAAATCGAGCCCCTTGGCGAGCGCGTTCTGCTCTCGGTCACGGCGAGCCTCGACCCAACGGGCCGGCTCTCGATCGTCGGCGGCGCCGGCAACGACGACGCCCTGATCTACCCCAGCGGCGGGCTGATCTTCGTCGTCGACCGCTCTGCCGATGCCGCCCCCTACACCCCGTCGTTCTCGAACGTCACGTCGATCGATTTTCAAGGGGGCGTGGGGGACGACGCGTTCCGGAACCTAACGAGTCTCCCCTCGACGTTCACCGGCGGTCCCGGCGCCGACTTCTACATGAGCGGCACGGGCGACAACGTCCTCACCGACCACGACTCTGGCGACACGTTCCAGAACCGGGGCGCGGCCTACGCGATCAACGACCGCACGACCGGGACGCTGACGATCCAGGGCTTCACCGGGAACGACACGGCCGCGGTGAACCTCGCGGGCTGGAACGCCTATCGTCTCGACCTGAACAACGTCCGCGCCGCCGGGCTGTCCGGCTTCAACCGGATCGTCTTCAACGGCGGCGACGGCAACGACTCCTTCACCAACGCGACGAGCCTCCCGGCGACGATGAACGGCGGGCCGGGCGACGACCGGCTGATCGGCGGCGGCGGGAACGACGTCTTCCTGGGGAGCCCCGGCAGTGACGTGTACGACTCCAGCAGCCGGTCGGGCGGCTCCGACGTTTTGATCCGCAACGGCTTCCACGGCGTTCTGAACGGGGCGGGGCAGACGGTGGGGCTGGTCTCGGGGAGCCTCTCGCCGCAGGAGCTGGCGGCGAAGGGGGACTTGACGGTCTCGCGCAGCGGCGATTATCTCACCTTCAACGGACCCAGCGGGGCCGGCTTCCGGATGCGGGCGACCTGGAGTTCGTACACGGTCGGGGGCCAAAACGTCTACTACAGCATTGGACCCGTCTATCTCCAGACGGCGGCGGGGGAGATCCCGATGAGCCCCGGGATGGTCTACGTCGTCACGAACGCCTCGGCCGTGCCGGACGTCGGGGCTTATCAGGCCGCCTGGTGGCCCGGCATGGGGATCGACACGACGAGCCCCTCAAGTCCGCTCCGCACGATCGCCGACGCCACCGGCCTGGGAATCCAGCTCAACCCAGCAGGCGGGTCGATCGTCCTGGGCCTGGGATCGACGCTCAAGGCGAGCGGTCTGGATGCCCCACTCAACGACGCCGTGCCCTACTTCAGCTTCCGCGTGAGCACCGCGGCAGGCGTCCAGTTCGGCGGGACGACCGTCAAGGCGCCCGGGAACAGCATCGGCGTGCAGGCCGCCTTCGATCCCTCCGACCCCTTCCTGTTCGTCCGGATCGATCCCGAGGTCGGCAAGAACCCTCTGGAGGAGGCGGCGTTCGGCTGGTCCTCGGCCGGGCGGATCCCCTTTACTCCGAAGACGGCGGGGAGCACGATCGTCGACCCGATCTTCGGCAACGTCTACGCGATGGCCGGGATCAAGCTGGGGAACTACCCCATCAAGATCCAGGGCGAGACCGTCCTAGACCTGGACGCGAACGACGACGGCCGCATGCTGGAACTCTCCGCCGCCGACCTGGGCCGCGTGCTGCGAGGCGACCTCGACCTGGGGACGATCGCCGGCGCCCTGAGCGACGTCCGCATCGGCCTCAACGGCAAGTCGTCGCTCAGCCTGGCGCCCAAGAACAGCAACGGAAACGAACTGGCGAAGCTCTCGCTGGATCTCTCCCAGGGGTCGGTCGTCGTCACGCCTTACATGATCTACTTCCAGGCCGGCGGGTCCGATTTTTTCAAGGGGACGCCGCTCCAGGGCAAGGTCAACCTGTCGAACTACAGCGTCGAGGGGCGGGTCAACCTCCGGAGCGGCATCTGGTTCTTCGACGCCTCGTCGTCGACGGCCGGGATCAACGGGTACTCCTTCGGCCAGGTCACGCTCTCGGGGGACAGCCTGTCGAACACGATTTCCGCCAGCGCCCGGTTCTCGCCGCCGATGGGCTTGACCACGCTCGCCATGAACGGGTTCATCAACTACACCAACGGCGACTTCAGCCTGTACGCGAAAGCCTCGCTCGACATCGACGCCCAGGTCACGAAGCTGCACGCCTCGATCGAGCTGCTGGTGTGCCAGTCGGCGGGGAACTTCCGCTTCTACGCGGGGCTCTACGCGACGTTCCACCAGGACCTGGGGATCGGCTCGATCGACGGCAGTCTCTCCGCGATCATCGATCTGGGCGTCAGTTCGAGCGGGATCAAGCTCTACGGCAGTGGCTCCGTCGGGGGGTCGGCCGCCATCGACGGCCTGGGCCGCGTGGGGATCGGGTCGAGCTTCACCGTCAGCACGAAGGGCTTCACCGTCGCCCTCCCCGGCAAGCTGCCGTCGCTGTCGGTTAGCTGGTGA
- a CDS encoding DUF2334 domain-containing protein has product MQRLLAFLFAVGVTSATVFSAEPPPPVVMLKLDDLSRITPRWQRVVDFLQAEGLKANFGIINGPLEKEDPKFNAWVKDLAAKGTIEFWHHGYDAKYPHDATHKGEFEGSGYDLQRKALTRGQELAKLRFGQPYTAFGPHYSGTDADTFQALEEVPEIKVVFFYAPKPPAKTSKIIIERRMELEKPIFHPNPAFVKERYEAVGKTRDYIAIQGHADQWDDPRFADFQEAVRFLKSKGCRFVTVSEWMAERKTQ; this is encoded by the coding sequence ATGCAGCGTCTTCTTGCCTTTCTGTTCGCCGTCGGGGTGACGTCGGCGACCGTCTTCAGCGCGGAGCCGCCCCCGCCGGTCGTGATGCTCAAGCTGGACGATCTGTCCCGCATCACCCCGCGCTGGCAGCGCGTCGTCGACTTCCTTCAGGCCGAGGGATTGAAGGCCAATTTCGGGATTATCAACGGCCCGCTGGAGAAAGAAGACCCCAAGTTCAACGCCTGGGTGAAAGACCTCGCCGCGAAGGGGACGATCGAGTTCTGGCACCACGGCTACGACGCCAAGTACCCCCACGACGCCACCCACAAGGGGGAGTTCGAGGGCTCCGGCTACGACCTCCAGCGCAAGGCCCTGACGCGCGGTCAGGAACTGGCGAAACTCCGCTTCGGCCAGCCGTACACGGCCTTCGGCCCGCACTACAGCGGGACGGACGCCGACACCTTCCAGGCTCTCGAAGAAGTCCCCGAGATCAAGGTCGTCTTCTTCTACGCGCCGAAGCCCCCGGCGAAGACGTCCAAGATCATCATCGAACGCCGGATGGAGCTGGAGAAGCCGATCTTCCACCCCAACCCCGCCTTCGTGAAGGAGCGCTACGAGGCCGTCGGCAAGACCAGGGACTACATCGCCATCCAGGGCCACGCCGACCAGTGGGACGACCCCCGCTTCGCCGACTTCCAGGAAGCCGTCCGATTCCTGAAATCCAAGGGCTGCCGCTTCGTGACCGTCTCCGAATGGATGGCGGAACGGAAGACGCAGTGA